In Pirellulales bacterium, the genomic window TGACGCCGGCTGCCGCTATCGCTCCTGGAACACCCCCCACTGTGCCACCAACCGTCGAAGTACAGGCAATTCGCTCATCACTGGCCGATTCGTCGCGAAAGTTGCAAGGATTGCTCGATCAGAATTGGCAGCGTTATTTGGCGTTGCCACCAGAGATCTACAGCGGAAACCAATTGCCACCACTCGAAACGGTGGGTGAAGCATTGGCCCGCTACGAAAAGGTCGTCGCCAGCCCGAACTATGGATCGCTTTCGCAGCGCCCCGAATTTCAAGAAACGCTAGGCCTCCTCAAATCGTACCGCGAATTGCAAGCGGCGGCGGGCGCGACCAAGAATACGCTTACGTTGCCGCCTCCACCGATGTAGTTGGGTTGTGCTGGCCCCAATTGATCCCCACCAATACGTCAAATGCAAATATCCCTGATTGGTGGAATTTCTTCTCCTGCGAGCCTCGGAAAGGCTGGGCCGCGTGACCTATGCAACATACGCCATTCGATCTTCGTGCCGATGCGCTGCGAATCTGGCAAGCCGGATTGGCTGCGGTGCGCTCTGAGCGGCTGATGCAAGGCAGCGTGCGCCTCGACGGAACCAACCTGCTGCTTGGCAAGCTCGGCGCGGAAGAAAATCGGATCGACCTGAGCCAAGTGCGGCGGATTGCCGTTGTCGGTGCAGGGAAGGCCGGGGCAGGGATGGCGGCAGCGCTTGAAGAAATCCTCGGAGCGGCGCTGATGCGGGAAAAGCAATTGACCGGCTGGATCAATGTGCCGGCCGACTGCGTACGGCCACTGCAGCGAATTCATTTGCACGCATCACGGCCGGCAGGGAAAAACGAACCGACGGCCGAAGGGGTGGCCGGAGCGGAGGAAATTCTGCGCATGGTTGGCGAGTTAGGTCCAGAAGATCTGGGAATTGCGCTGATTTCTGGAGGTGGATCGGCGCTGCTGCCATTGCCAATCGAGGGGGTTTCGCTGGCCGACAAACTGACGGTGACCAAGTTTCTGAGCTCGGCCGGGGCCGACATCGTTGAACTCAATACGGTTCGCAAACAACTGAGTCGCATCAAAGGCGGCGGACTGGCGCGAGCCTGCAATGCTGGAAAACTCGTTTCGCTGATCATTTCCGATGTGCTCGGCGATCGGCTGGATTTGATCGCCTCGGGGCCGACGGCGGACGATTCATCCAGCCCCTCCGAGGCGCTCAGTATCTTGCGTCGCTATCACAGCAGCGAATCGGATATTCCTATAAAAGTATGCGATGTGCTCGAGCAACGGAAACAGGAGATCGCCGGTAGGCTATGGCCAAATGCGCGCGTGCTAAATCGGATCATCGGCAACAATGAAACGGCCGTGAACGCCGCCGCCGATGAGGCGAAACGTCTGGGGTATGATGCTTACCCACTCTCGGCAGATGGTCCGGAAGGTGCCGCCGAGACCATGGGCCGTGCGCTTGCGATGTATGCCGTGCTACCGCAGGAAACGGATTGGCCCAAGGGGCTTTGCTATGTGAGCGGTGGGGAATGCACCGTAAAATTAGCCCCTGAAGCCGCGCGTGGTTTAGGCGGACGGAATCAACAGACGGTCTTGGCCGCCTTCATCGAGTTGCAGAAGCGCGATGCCGAACGCTGTGTGATCCTTTCCGGAGGCACCGACGGAGAAGACGGGCCGACCGATGCTGCGGGTGCGCTGGTTGATCGGCCAATCATTGCCGATGCTGCTCGTCGCGAGCTCGACGCCGCGGATTACTTGCGTCGCAACGACGCCTATCATTTCTTCGCACCGCTCGGCGCACTAATCAAGACCGGGCCGACGCACACGAACGTTTGCGATGTTCGCGTGGTTTTGGTCGAACCGTCGTAGCCGGTGCATCCCACGGCAATCGCATCTTATTTCTTGGCAAAATTGAGGATCAGCCGCTCCAGCACGTCGGTCGAGAGGCTCGCTCGGTAGCGTTTGCCGCGGATGTTATCTTTTAGGGAAGTGTCCGCCGACAAGATGGACACTGCCAGTCGTCGCAGCATGACCGGCTTCACCAACAGCCAGCACACCGGCGAAAACGTCGCCTACGCCTACGACAACGCCGGCCAGTTGACCGGGGCCAATTACACCAGCCAAACGTGTGAGCGTCTGGAAAGTAGGTGGAAAATTTGCTCTGCTGAAGGAGGTTTGGCAAAAGGGGGGCAACTTTCAAGGATTCACGGAGGCGGTGATGTGTACTCAGCAGGTGATCGACGAATCGGTGGGCGCAACGCAGCAATCGGAAGCGGAGCGGATTTTTGAGCGGTTGGGACCGTTGTTCGAGGAGGAACGCATGCGGATTGCCCAGTTACTGGCGTCCAAGGCGGACCGCGAACTGTTCGGCCAGACGGAGTACGAACTCCGCGACCGGGTGCATCACCTGGGAG contains:
- a CDS encoding DUF4147 domain-containing protein codes for the protein MQHTPFDLRADALRIWQAGLAAVRSERLMQGSVRLDGTNLLLGKLGAEENRIDLSQVRRIAVVGAGKAGAGMAAALEEILGAALMREKQLTGWINVPADCVRPLQRIHLHASRPAGKNEPTAEGVAGAEEILRMVGELGPEDLGIALISGGGSALLPLPIEGVSLADKLTVTKFLSSAGADIVELNTVRKQLSRIKGGGLARACNAGKLVSLIISDVLGDRLDLIASGPTADDSSSPSEALSILRRYHSSESDIPIKVCDVLEQRKQEIAGRLWPNARVLNRIIGNNETAVNAAADEAKRLGYDAYPLSADGPEGAAETMGRALAMYAVLPQETDWPKGLCYVSGGECTVKLAPEAARGLGGRNQQTVLAAFIELQKRDAERCVILSGGTDGEDGPTDAAGALVDRPIIADAARRELDAADYLRRNDAYHFFAPLGALIKTGPTHTNVCDVRVVLVEPS